In Sparus aurata chromosome 2, fSpaAur1.1, whole genome shotgun sequence, a single genomic region encodes these proteins:
- the mmp13b gene encoding collagenase 3, with translation MIALLLLVLVAHSFALPVPTGDKDDWLLAEKYLRKFYGLPAGLQGRQRTSDAFQDKIKDMQRFFNLKVTGNLDDNTLEVMKQARCGVPDIGEYNHFPRHLKWPNNNVTFRIVNYTPDLQKSDVDRAIRNALNVWADVTPLTFKKLHRGIADIMISFGSKEHGDYNPFDGPNGLLAHAYPPGQGIGGDTHFDEDEHWSKDSSTYNLFIVAAHELGHALGMGHSTDAGALMYPVYSYATGFPLAEDDIEGIQALYGPNPDSRKVKPKPDAPNKCDPMLTFDAVTELRGETIIFKDRFYWRLHPQMPEPEQTLIKSTWPSIPNKVDAAYENPEKDLVIIFSGIRMWALNGYSLVDGYPKYIHKLGLPKKIRKIDAAVHISDTGKTLLFTDEDYWSYDEATSTMDTGYPRSIEEDFPGMDDEIDAAAYHYGYLYFFHEQMQYEYSYSSRKVIRIMRTNSMLNC, from the exons atgatagctttgctgctgctggtgctggtcGCTCACTCCTTTGCTCTGCCTGTGCCGACAGGGGACAAAGACGACTGGCTTTTAGCTGAG AAGTACCTCAGAAAGTTCTATGGCCTTCCAGCCGGTCTCCAGGGAAGACAGAGGACATCAGATGCCTTTCAGGACAAGATCAAGGACATGCAGAGATTCTTCAACCTCAAG GTGACAGGAAATCTGGATGACAACACTCTGGAGGTGATGAAGCAGGCCAGATGTGGCGTCCCAGACATCGGGGAGTACAACCACTTCCCACGACACCTCAAATGGCCAAATAACAATGTCACGTTCAG AATAGTCAATTATACACCAGATCTGCAGAAGTCCGATGTGGACAGAGCCATCCGCAATGCACTCAACGTTTGGGCCGACGTCACCCCTCTGACCTTTAAGAAGTTGCACCGGGGCATCGCAGACATCATGATCAGTTTCGGGTCAAAAG AGCACGGAGACTACAACCCTTTCGACGGGCCTAATGGATTGCTGGCTCACGCCTACCCCCCCGGCCAAGGCATCGGAGGAGACACTCACTTTGATGAGGACGAACACTGGAGCAAAGATTCATCAA CCTACAACTTGTTTATAGTGGCGGCCCATGAGTTGGGCCACGCCCTCGGCATGGGCCATTCCACAGACGCCGGCGCCCTGATGTACCCCGTCTACTCGTACGCTACAGGCTTCCCGCTGGCTGAAGACGACATCGAAGGCATTCAAGCTCTCTACG GCCCAAACCCGGACTCAAGGAAAGTGAAGCCCAAACCTGATGCGCCAAACAAATGTGACCCCATGTTGACTTTTGATGCCGTCACAGAGCTCAGAGGGGAAACCATTATCTTCAAAGACAG ATTCTACTGGCGTCTCCATCCTCAGATGCCCGAGCCAGAGCAGACACTGATCAAGTCCACGTGGCCCTCCATCCCCAACAAGGTGGACGCAGCATACGAGAACCCAGAGAAGGATCTCGTCATCATATTCAGTG GGATCCGAATGTGGGCTTTGAACGGATACAGCCTCGTGGACGGTTATCCGAAGTACATCCACAAACTTGGACTTCCCAAGAAAATCAGGAAGATAGATGCTGCTGTGCACATCAGCGACACCGGGAAGACTCTACTCTTCACTGATGAGGATTACTGGAG CTATGATGAAGCAACAAGCACCATGGATACTGGCTACCCACGATCCATTGAGGAAGACTTCCCAGGGATGGATGACGAAATCGATGCTGCTGCCTATCACTATG gATACTTGTATTTCTTCCACGAACAAATGCAGTACGAGTACAGTTACAGCTCGAGGAAGGTCATTCGCATCATGAGGACCAACTCCATGCTCAACTGCTGA